The following nucleotide sequence is from Aminobacterium mobile DSM 12262.
TCTCCAATAGTAATCACTGCTATATCCGCCTCTTTAGCACCTACTTTTATGAGAGCGTCTTCATCGGTAGCATCCAACTGAGCTGCTAAATCTATAATATCCGCCACTTCTTCTACCTTTAGAGGGTTTGCATCAACACCTACAACATATTGATTCAATGCTGCCAGTTTCTCGCAGAGAGAAAATCCAAAACGCCCCAAACCAACTACTAATATCATTTTTCGCTCTTCGGCCATAACAAGCCTCCTAGCCTATCGGTATATTCGTTGTAGCATAGTTTACATTATCTCTTGTCTCATGACTCACTATGCCATACATGAATGTAAGGATACCAACCCGTCCCCAGAACATCAACAAGACAAGGATCATTTTACCTATAGAAGAAAGGGAAGAAGTGATACCCAACGAAAGGCCCACTGTCCCCATAGCGGAAAAAGCTTCAAAAATAAGGGTATGGAAAGAAACTGATTCTGTTATAGATAGAGCAATTAAACTCATCAAAACTGTACCGAAATAAAGGACCGTAAGCGTTAGTGCCCGCCGTATATTGTCCATAGGAACAGCCCTATTCCACAGAACAACATGTTTTTTTCCTCGCAACTCTGTAAAGGTGGATACCACAAGCAAGCCAAACGTTGTCGTTTTTATGCCACCACCAGTAGATCCAGGAGATGCTCCTATAATCATCAGCAAACACGTTATAAATAACCCCAAAGAAGAAAATTGCGCTTGATTAATTGTATCAAATCCCGCTGTACGAGGAGTAATACTTTGGAAAAGAGCGTTCCAAATTTTCAAAATAGGAGACAGCCCTTGAAACGCACCATCCCAGTCTGAAATAAGGAAAAGAGTCGTGCCAACAGTTATCAATCCTGCCGTAACAACCAAAACAAAACGGCAATGAGGAGCTAAACTTTCACCCCGAGTGGTGTATCGCCAAACTCCAGATAACACAAGGAAACCTGCACCACCAGAAACAATAAGAAACATAATAGTCGCCGGAACCCAAAACGTATTGGCATACCCCTCCAAACTGTTGGAGAAAAGAGAAAAGCCTGCGTTACAGAAAGCACTTATACTGTGAAAAATAGCGAGGTACAGTGCTCGGACTGGAGAATAGTCTTTAACAAAAGCAATAAAGAGAGGGATGCAGCACAGCCCCTCTATGAGAATTGTCATTTTAAGTATTTTCATCAAAAGGCGAACTGCTCCGGCGGGAGTATCCAAACCTAATCCTCCAGCAAAAAGGAGCCGTTGACGGATCCCTATCTTTTGCCGCAGCAGCAAAAGAAGAGCTGTAGCGGCAGTCATAACCCCTAACCCCCCAAGTTGTATCAGAGCCAAAACAACCCACTGAGAGGCTAAACAAAGGTCCTGCCCAGTATTCACAACAGAAAGCCCAGTAACACACAAAGCAGATGTCGCCGTAAAAAGAGCATCAACAAAAGCTATAGGCTTCCCCCACGCCATATTGAGGGTCCATATAAGGAAGGTTCCTACCACGACTAGCGATAGGAACCCTCCAACAATGGTCCTCTCTACTCTGAGAGAACTATAGGTTTTCAAAATTACAGCCCCAAAGCGTCTCTAGCCTGCTCCACCAATCTTACAAAGGCTGGCATGTCGTTAATAGCCAACTCAGAAAGCATCTTCCTATTGATAGAGATGCCGGCTTTCTTAAGCCCATTCATCAGGGTGCTATATGACATCCCCTGAGCACGTGCCGCAGCATTAATACGAGTAATCCACAAACGACGAAACTCTCTTTTCTTAATCTTACGATCATCATAAGCCCTTGAAAGGGAATGAAGGAAAGCTTCTCGTGCTCTTCTGTAAACATTTTTCTTTCTGCCCCAATATCCTTTTGTAATGGCAAAAAGTTTCTTTCTTTTCTTATTGCTTGTGCTACCACCCTTAACACGAGGCATAGCATGTCACCTCTTTCAATCTATCTATTAAAAGTTTTAAAATCTATGAATGCATCTTGCCCCTAGCTATAAGGAAGCAGCCGTTTCATATCTGTAGCCAACGCATCAGAAACATATCCAGCCTTACGAAGACGACGAATTCTGCTTCTGCTCTTCCCTGTCAAAAGGTGCCCTCTTCCATTTTTCCTATAAGCAAACTTTCCAGTACCTGTAGCTGTAAATCTTTTTTTCGCACCAGAATGGGATTTCAATTTAGGCATAATAAATACCCCCTTCCAATAAAGAAATATAATCCTCCAACGTTTATTCAGTTTTTCCAGAGGAAGAACCCTGGTTCGGATTGTCGGTGTTTTGATTGTTCTGGTCTTTTTTCGGCTGTTTATTACTCCCTTCCTTGGGCTTTACCGGCCCTGCAGGAGTAATCATTATCCTCATATAACGGCCTTCCATTCGAGGTTCACCTTCATGTTTCCCCAAGCCTTCGCAATCGCGAATCACTCTCTCCAAAACCTCCCGCCCCTTGTCAAGGAAAGCCATCTCACGACCACGGAAGAAGACAGAGACCTTTACTCGATGCCCATTCTTCAAGAAATTCTGCACAGCCCGAACCTTAAAATCATAATCGTGCTCATCAATTTTCGGGCGCATCTTCATCTCTTTCAAGGTCTGGCCCTTTTGTTTTTTTCTTGCATCCTTTTCTTTTTTCTGCTGCTGATAACGATATTTACCGTAGTCAAGAATGCGACATACAGGCACTTTAGCCTGAGGAGCAACCTCTACAAGGTCCAGCCCTCTTTCTTCAGCCATTCGTAAAGCTTCTTCTACAGCAGTTACACCTATTTTTACTCCGTTTTCATCGATCAGCAGAACTTCCCTCGCGGTAATTTCCTCATTGACGCGGGGTTCCCCTTCTTCTCTCTTGGCTATAACCTTTCACCTCCGTGATAAATATAAAAAAGGGCCGATGGAAAACCACCGGCCCTCATACTGTACGCACACAAATCTTTTACAGTCTAACCAGGCAACAGCTATTCGCGTCACCAGGTGAGAGGGTGGCCTCTACTTTGATAGAGAGAACTATATCACAGTCTTCTAAATATAGCAATTACCTACAAACAAGAGGGTTAAACTCCTCTTTAAGTAATATATTTAAGAACTTTTCTATAGACATGGCACCGAGATCTCCTTTACTCCTCTCTCGAGGAGCCACTTCTCTATTTGACATCTCCTTTTCCCCAAGGACTACCATATAGGGAATCTTCTGCATTTGAGCGTCACGAATTTTCTTTCCTAACTTCTCATCTCGGCTATCTACTTCCACTCGAATACCTTTATTTGCTAATTGCTCCTGCACTTCCTTGGCATATCCCAAGAAATCTTCAGAAATAGAAAGTAATTTCACCTGCACTGGGGCCAACCAATAGGGGAAAGCGCCGGCATATTGTTCTATAAGTATGCCAAAGAATCTCTCCAAACTTCCTAAAATAGTCCGATGAAGCATTACCGGACGGTGCTCTTTTCCATCAGCGCCTACGTAAGATAGGTCGAATTTCTCAGGCATCTGGAAGTCAAGCTGAATCGTTCCACATTGCCAGGTCCGACCAATACAATCCTCAAGATGAAAATCTATCTTCGGCCCATAAAAAGCCCCATCTCCAGGGTTTATATGATAGTCCATATTAGTTTCCTCTAGCGCCTCTTGCAACGCCCCTTCTGCTACACGCCACTGTTCCTCTGATCCCATGGAATTCTCCGGCCGGGTGGAAAGTTCCATTGTATACTTAAAACCAAAAACGTCTCTGTAAATATACTGACATAATCTCATAATGCCCTTTATTTCATCTTTAACTTGATCTGGCGTACAGTAAAGATGAGCATCATCTTGGGTAAAGCATCGAACCCTCATTAACCCATGCAACACTCCTGATCGCTCATGTCTATGTACTGTGCCAAGCTCCGCCATACGCAACGGGAGATCCCTATAGCTTCGGATCTGGTTTTTATAAATAAGAATTCCACCAGGACAATTCATAGGTTTAATAGCAAAAGGCATCTCATCAATCTCTGTGAAATACATATTATCTCGATAGTGATCCCAGTGCCCAGAGCGGATCCAAAGGCTGCGGTCAAGTATAAGGGGCGTTCTGATCTCGCAATATCCGTTTCTTTCGTGCACCTGCCGCCAGAATTCCGTCAATTTATTGAGAATCACCATACCCTTGGGGTGGAAAAAGGGAAAGCCAGGCCCTTCAGGCTGAATACTAAACAGATCAAGTTCCTTCCCTATTTTCCGATGATCCCTGTTTTTAGCTTCTTCAATTTTTGTAATATACGCTTCCAACGACTCTTCATCAGCAAACGCAGTTCCGTAGACACGAGTTAACATTATGTTTTTCTCGTCGCCCCTCCAATATGCCCCTGCCACTGAAAGAAGTTTAAAGTGTTTTATCCAGGATGTATTGGGGATATGAGGGCCACGACATAAGTCTACATAATCTCCCTGCTTATAGAGACTTACTGTAGGAGCATCTATCTCTTCTATAAGCTCTACCTTATAGATCTCATTGCGCTTCTTAAAAAACTCTATAGCCTCTTCTTTAGAAAGCTCAACCCTTTCAAGAGGAAAAGCTCGCTTCGCTAAGCGATGCATCTCCTTTTCTACTTTTGGAAGATCTTCTTCCGATATAGTTTCCGGCAGTTCCATATCGTAATAAAAGCCATCTTTAATAGAAGGCCCTATCCCAAAACGACTCTCAGGATAAAGAGTCTGGAAGGCCTGTGCCATTAAGTGCGCTGTTGAGTGGCGAAGAATTTCTAACCCTTCCTCGCTCTTTTCATCAACAACTTCAAGCGTTCCGCTCTCATGAATATCTGCCGATAGATCTAGAAGCTGACCATTCAGCTTGGCCGCCACTGCCCCTTTATGGGCACCCCACTTCTTTAAAACGTCTAGAACCTTTCCTTCTTCCAGAGACAATTCCTTGGCATCTGGCCCTTTCAATTCAAACATCTGAATACCTCCCTGCTGAAAATAATTAAGCCCACATCGCTCTTTCTGGAGACGATGTGGGCTTGATCGCGGTTCCACTCCAGTTCCAACTTTTTATTAAAAGTTGGCCCTCTTTGCGCTATAAGGGGCACTCCCCTGCACCTTATCCTTTAAAGGCTTCGATGCCGACTCCAGGATGGTTTTCGTAAAAGTCCGCTGGAAGAGGCTTTCAGCCTATAACCTCTCCTCTCTGTTCAGCTTGAACTTAAACTACTCTTCCCTTCATTGCCGTAGATATTCAGATATGCCTATTTGGCGAGATTTATACTACCTCTGCGCCAGAATGTCAACCAGCATCAATTCATTCCAGTACTTCCAAAACCGCCCTCTCCCCGCTGTGAAAGAGAGAGATTGGAAACTTCTTCCCATTCTAGCTGCACTACGGAAGCTAGAACCATCTGAGCTATTCTATCTCCTGGTTTTACGTGGTAAGGAGACTCACCGTGGTTAATCAAAATAACCCGTATCTCTCCACGATAATCGCTATCAATAGTGCCTGGAGCATTAAGCACAGTGACGCCCGAGCGTAAAGCTAAACCACTACGAGGTCTCACCTGAGCCTCATAGCCTTCAGGTAACTCTATGTACAGTCCAGTCCCTACGCTTCCCCATCCTCCTGGCTGTAGCACCAACTCTTCTGAAGCCCTAAGATCCACTCCTGATGAATAAGGGGTCCCGTATTCCGGTAAAGGGATGTCCTTACTTTGCCGGACAATTTTTACCGAAACTCGTCTCATCGGCGAGGGCCTCCCTGAGAGCGGCGATCCTGCCCCCCTCTTTCTTTTCCACTGCGATCATACCCACCGGTACGGCGCCCAGTGCTTGTGGGACGAGTGGCAGCGGCAGCCGCCACCTGAGAAGCAATAAGAGTTTCTCGTGTTTTTTCTTCGTTTAAAGAGGAGGCGAATCCTTCTTTTACCACCCGATCTTCTTGGTCAAAAAGTTTTTTACGAGTCAAATTCGTCCGTCCCATATCATCTATTTCCTTTACCATGACAAGAACAGCATCCCCCACAGAGAAGACATCCTCTACTTTCCCTACACGATGAGGGCTTATCTCGCTTATATGCAAAAGCCCCTCTTTTCCAGGGAGGCACTCTACGAAAGCACCAAAATTCATTATTCTGGTTACCTTCCCGAGATATATCTCTCCTGGCTCTAACTCCTTCGTTAGCCCCCTGATCATAGCAAGAGCTTTTTCTACCCCTTCGCTGGTCGTACTCGCTATATAAACTTCCCCTGAATCTTCTATATTAATTTTCGCACCAGATTCTTGCGTAATGCTGCGAATCATCTTACCACCTGGCCCAATAACATCTCGTATCTTTTCAGGATCAATATGAGTAACGTAAATTCGAGGAGCATACGGAGAAAGTTCCGTAGGCTGGGAAATGGCCGATCCCATAATATTGAGGATAGTCATTCGACCTTCTTGGGCCTGATTCAAAGCTTTCTTAAGGATATCTCGCGTAATACCTCCAGCCTTATTATCCATTTGCAGGGCAGTAACACCGTCTCGAGTTCCAGCAACTTTAAAATCCATATCTCCATAATGATCTTCCAGACCTTGAATATCCGTAAGGATTTCTACTTTTTCTCCCTCTTTGATAAGCCCCATAGCTATTCCAGCCACGTGCTTTTTTATTGGAACTCCGGCTGCCATAAGGGCCAGACTTCCACCACAAATCGAGGCCTGAGAGCTGGAACCATTGGATTCGAGAATATCAGATACTATTCTAACGACATAAGGGAAATCTACTTCATCTGGAATCATGGGGCGCAACGCTCGTTCTGCCAACGCTCCATGACCAATCTCTCTTCGTCCCGGCCCCCTCATGGGGCGAACTTCACCAACAGAGTAAGGAGGGAAATTATAGTGAAGAATGAAGCGTTTATTTGGCTCATCCTGTTTAAGGCCGTCCAAAATCTGATCATCAACACCCATCATACCAAGAGTGGCAACAACAAGCGCTTGAGTCTCACCTCGAGTAAATAAAGCTGAGCCGTGTACCCGTGGCAATACGTCCACTTCACATGTGATGGGACGAATTTGGTTCATTGCTCGACCATCGACTCGTACATGTTCGTCTAGAATACGGGCTCGCATAGTCTTTTTAACCATCTCATCAACCGCAGCGCTAATGTACCCTTCAGATTCAGGATAGGCTTCTGCAAAACGGTCTATTGCTGTATCTTTAATAGACTGAATCCTATCTGCCCGGGGTTTCTTCTTATGAATACACACCGCTTCATAGACACTTTGCTGCATTGATTCATGGAGCCATTGATCTATCTCTGGCAATACCTCTGGGGCTGGTATTTCTACCTTTTCTTTCCCCATCTCTTTCCACATCTCTTCCTGCAGCGCCACTATCTTTTTTATCTCCGCATGGGCCAGATCCAAAGCATCTACAAGAAGTTCTTCCGATACTTCATTAGCTCCAGCCTCCACCATTGTAATACCATCTTTATGACCAGAAACAAGCAAATCCAGTTTAGAATTTGCCATCATTTCTTCTGTCGGATTCACTACAAGCTGATCATCTATATACCCGATTCGCACCGCGCCAATAGGGCCTCCCCAAGGGATCTCAGAAATCATAAGGGCTGCAGAAGCTGCGTTAATGGCCAACACACTCGGCGGGTTCAACTGATCTACAGATAGAACCGTAGCCACAACCTGAACTTCGTATCTCAGATTTTCATCAAAGAGGGATCGGATGGACCTATCCACAACTCTAGCACTCAATATAGCCGTTTCAGTAGGACGTCCTTCTCTTTTAATAAACCCACCTGGAATTTTCCCGGCCGAATAATAACGTTCCTCAAAATCCACCACTAATGGGAAAAAATCTATTCCCGTTCTCGGGGTATCGTTGATACAGGCAGTTGTTAAAACTACCGTATCTCCAACTTGGGCTACAACAGCTCCATTCGCTTGTTTAGCCACTTTCCCCATCTCAAAGGTCATAAGCTGACCTCCGATCTCGATTGAAAATTTCTTTTCCATACGTTGTTCCTCCTCTATTTTCTACCTCTTCGAAATTCACTGGATAAGAATAACACATTGAGCAAAAAAAGTGCGAGAGCCAACAGCCGCTCTCGCACAAAACTCTCATTCTTTTTTAAGAAAAAAGATCTAACCTTCACTCGATTAGTGACGAAGCCCAAGTCGCTCAATCAGCTCTTTGTATCTGTTAAAATCTTTGTCTCTCAGATAGCGAAGAAGCTTGCGCCGCTTACCAACCATCTTAAGAAGCCCCCGTCTTGAATGGAAGTCATTCGTATGCTTTTTCATGTGTTCCGTCAGTTCTCTAATGCGAGTGGTTAACATTGCAACCTGAACCTCAGGAGACCCAGTATCAGCACTGTGTGTACGAAATTCCTCAATGATCTGCTGTTTCTGCTCTTTCTCTAACATATAACTCACCTCATAGACTAAAATCCCGAAACCAAGAAATACATCTACCTGTATATCCTAGTAAAGGGTCTTAGCAATATTATCACGATGATAAGATTCTGACAATTGCCCATTCCGTAGAAAAATACCCTCGGCAAAAATACAGAATTTTATAGAATATCTAATTCTGCACTCGACATGGTTTTAAAGATATGGTTAAATAATAAAGAGTTAACGTAAATTGCAAAAATCTAGGAGCGGGGGGGGGATAGACATGTCGTTGCTTATTATCGAAGATAATAAGGATCTTGTCCAGGTTCTCGCCGAAGGCTTTGCAGAGAGTGGGTACTCTGTGGAGCGAGCTTATACAGGAGAAGAGGGCCTGGAGAAGGCAAAGAATCCAGAATGTGAATGTATTATTCTGGATCTTATGTTGCCAGGAATTAGCGGTCTAGAAGTGCTTGACAGACTTCGGGCCGACGGAGCAGTTACACCTATCATTATTTTGACAGCCAAAGACAGCGTAGACGATAAAGTGGAAGGCCTCAATAAAGGTGCAGATGATTTTCTTGTGAAACCTTTTGATTTCCGCGAGCTACTTGCACGTGTTAGAACGTTGTTAAGACGGAATGTAGACCTACAACATCATTTACTTCACTGTGGACCTCTCACAATGGATCCTGTTGCTCGGGAATGCCGAGTAGAAAATGATGTTTTACCACTGAGAAGAAGAGAGTTCGATATCTTGGATCTTCTTTTGCGTCATGAAAATCAGGTTTTTACCAGGGAAAAGATTATTTCTCAAGTTTGGCAAAAAGAATATGATGGAACGAGCAACGTAGTGGATGTCCATATTAAATATTTGCGAGACAAGCTTCGCGAATACGGTTTGGACACAATTGTAGTAACCGTACGAGGAGTAGGGTATAAAGTTAGTTGCCCCGAGTGCAGTTAAACGGGCGCCAACAATGCGCCAGTGATAAGCTTTGCGACCTCGCAAACTACTCAAACTACTGAAGAGATTCTCTTATAATGTTATAACAAGACGAGGGGGCAATCTGAAGTTAGTCAGGTTGTCCCTTTTTGCCATGCTTGTTATTTTTGTCTCTATTGTAGCTGGCATCTGGTCCTATAAGGCCGGAAAAATTGTCATTGCGCACTTGTTCTGGGCCGTAACAATTGTAATTCTTACTTTTCTTTTTTGTTATTGGCATATGGAGCTTCGTTTTATGATCCCCCTCCGAAAGGTAGCTATCAGTTTACATAAACAGCGAAAAAAAGAAGACCATGTTCGAATCCCTTTTCTCGGGAAGCAACCAGTGCTAGTGGAACTGCGCAATAATGTAAACGACCTTCTGAACCAGTATGATGAATCCATGGCTCAGCTTAAGCAGCTTTCTGCCGATACAAGTCACGAACTGAGAACGCCTCTTTCCGTTATAAAAGGGAAAATAGAGATAGCCCTTATGACCCCAAGAGAGCCTCTCTATTACCAACAAAAGTTTGAAGAAATTCGAATGCATGTAGATAATATGCAGCAAATAGTCGAGGCCATTTTGGAGCTATCCCGTTTCTCAAAATTTGCAGGTCCCGAATGGATGGAGCCAATAGACCTTCTTATGGCCGCCGATGAAGCCTGTGAAAACATGGCTCCTCTCATAAAGAAATCAAGACACCAAATCCTGAAGCAGAAGCTTTCTTTTGCTCCAGTTTTTGGGAGCCTGGATTTGCTTACTCGGGTCGTCTCAAACCTTTTAGATAACGCTAGCAAATACACTCCCGAAGGAGGAACCATCGGAGTGGAAACATGGAGCGATATAAAAAAGCAAAAAGCTTATCTGAGGGTATGGGATACAGGACAAGGTATGGATGAATATGCCATTCAAAAGTGCCGAGATCTCTTTTGGCGTGCCGATACTGCTCGAACTGGCGGCGGCTATGGACTTGGCCTCTCTTTGGTACAACGTATAGCAGAACTCCATCGAGCTCAAATGGATATACAATCAACAATTGGGAAGGGGTCTTCGTTCACCCTTGCTTTTAAGTTAGACAGTAACGCACTTTCCGATTATGACACCTACTAAACAACCCGAGAGCTTCTGGGATGTAACTCCCCCAGAAGCTCTCGGGTATTATTTTATTTGATTATGAGTTAAAACAAACTCACTAAAAACTCATAGACACAAAGAACGTTCGTCCATCACGCGCAAGAAGAAGCACTACAGAACGGTCTTTCTCACCAACAGCCCTATCCAAGTCGCTTACTTTGACTATTTTTCGCCCGTTAGCTTCTAAAATCATATCTCCCTCTCGAATGCCCGACCTCATAGCAAAAGAGCCAGCTTCAACCCCAACTATAACAATACCATCTTCTCTCTTAAGTCCATACTTCGAACGCAGCTGACTTGTAACATCACTCACCCGCAAACCGATGGTACTTAAAAGCTCTGAAGTCTTAGGAGCCTGAGTTGTATCCTCTGCCCCATCTGGAGAAGAAGATACTTCTGTCAACTTCACCGTTACTTTTTGCACATCTCTTTTCCTGACGATGTCAATCTCTACTTTGTCTCCAGCCATAGACTGCCGAATTTTATAGACAAAATCTTGATGGTTTTTAATTTTATTCCCATTTACAGCTGTTACTACATCTCCACGCTGAAGCCCAGCCTTTGCCGCAGGAGAGCCCGGAACCACATCGCTAATAACAGCTCCTTCCTCTTCTTTTACGCCGTAAGCTGAGGCAAATTCCTTAGTAAGAGGCTGGACATACACTCCTAACCATCCTCGTTTAACTTTGCCATATTTTACCAAGTCATTCATAACCTGCTTCGCCATGTTTATAGGAATAGCAAAACCTATCCCTTGAGCATACGGGACAATAGCGCTATTAATGCCCACTACTTCCCCAGAAAGATTGATGAGGGGGCCACCACTATTCCCAGGGTTAATGGCCGCATCAGTTTGTAAAAAGCCTTCAAAATTAACATCCCCTGCGTGGATACTTCTGTTTTTAGCAGAAACAACTCCCACCGTTACAGTGTGTTCAAGTCCAAAGGGGTTCCCTATGGCTACGACCCACTCCCCTACTTCCAAACGATCAGAATCACCCAAGTTTAATACAGGAAGTTTCTTTGCTTCGATCTTAATGACAGCCAAATCAAAAGTGGGATCTGTACCAAGAACCTTCGCCGGAAACGTCCGGCCATCCGAAAGAGTCACTGTAATTTTATCAGCACCCTCTACTACGTGGTTATTTGTCAAAATCTGTCCCTCTTCTGTTACAACAAAACCAGAGCCACGACCCTTCATTGGAATAGTGCGAGAAAATCGTTGAAACTCATCGCCAAAGAACTGCCTGAAGATAGGGTCATCAGGGAAAGGCATTACTGACCGAGTAACCATGGTTTCCACGTCAATATTCACTACTGCTGGAGACGTTTCTTTTGCTATCTTAGCCACCGGATTCCCCGTAAAAACATCCTGCGCCAATATAGGAGTCGTGCTCATGACCCCGAAAAGAACCGCCAAAACGGCGATAAAAGCAATCACATTACACGTTCTTTTCACCATACTTCACCTCCGCTAAAATATCTCTTGTTCATTACACTCTTATTGTATAAGGATTAAAGGAAAAGGCATCGTAGGTTTTACCTATCTCATAATAATGAACTTTCCTGGTCTCGGTGCTGCTACTAAAACTATGGTCGACGCATTTGAACAATGGAAAAGACACCCCATACTGCACCTGTGATTACAAGAAAGGAACTGCTCATAAAAAATGAACGCCTTTGGGCAAACCAATCGATACGCAAAGGATCGATAAGGAAGCGGGAACAACCATATAAAAAGCAAAAAAGAGGCCAAAGAATCGCTTGGTGATGTTTTCTTTCTAATGCACCTATTCGTCCCTCTACTTCTTGAAGAATCCAGAGTATTGCAAGGGCACTAAAAGCATAATAAAGCTCTGTAGGATGACGAAGAAGCCGATTTGGGTCAATGGGAAAACGTATCCCCCAAGGAAAAGAAGTCTCCACTCCGGCGCAACATCCGTTCAAAAAGCACCCCCATCTTCCTATAGCAAAAACTACGGAAGCAGGCAAAGCAGAAGCCTCTGTAACTCGCCATAATGGGATCTTCCGTACCCATAAAATGATAAGGGTGCCCAAAACTCCTCCTATAAAAGCATGGAAGGAAGAAAGACCTCCCTCTCCAAAATAAAATAAGCGCAGGGGATTT
It contains:
- a CDS encoding response regulator transcription factor gives rise to the protein MSLLIIEDNKDLVQVLAEGFAESGYSVERAYTGEEGLEKAKNPECECIILDLMLPGISGLEVLDRLRADGAVTPIIILTAKDSVDDKVEGLNKGADDFLVKPFDFRELLARVRTLLRRNVDLQHHLLHCGPLTMDPVARECRVENDVLPLRRREFDILDLLLRHENQVFTREKIISQVWQKEYDGTSNVVDVHIKYLRDKLREYGLDTIVVTVRGVGYKVSCPECS
- the rpsO gene encoding 30S ribosomal protein S15, producing the protein MLEKEQKQQIIEEFRTHSADTGSPEVQVAMLTTRIRELTEHMKKHTNDFHSRRGLLKMVGKRRKLLRYLRDKDFNRYKELIERLGLRH
- the infC gene encoding translation initiation factor IF-3; this encodes MAKREEGEPRVNEEITAREVLLIDENGVKIGVTAVEEALRMAEERGLDLVEVAPQAKVPVCRILDYGKYRYQQQKKEKDARKKQKGQTLKEMKMRPKIDEHDYDFKVRAVQNFLKNGHRVKVSVFFRGREMAFLDKGREVLERVIRDCEGLGKHEGEPRMEGRYMRIMITPAGPVKPKEGSNKQPKKDQNNQNTDNPNQGSSSGKTE
- a CDS encoding TrkH family potassium uptake protein, which encodes MKTYSSLRVERTIVGGFLSLVVVGTFLIWTLNMAWGKPIAFVDALFTATSALCVTGLSVVNTGQDLCLASQWVVLALIQLGGLGVMTAATALLLLLRQKIGIRQRLLFAGGLGLDTPAGAVRLLMKILKMTILIEGLCCIPLFIAFVKDYSPVRALYLAIFHSISAFCNAGFSLFSNSLEGYANTFWVPATIMFLIVSGGAGFLVLSGVWRYTTRGESLAPHCRFVLVVTAGLITVGTTLFLISDWDGAFQGLSPILKIWNALFQSITPRTAGFDTINQAQFSSLGLFITCLLMIIGASPGSTGGGIKTTTFGLLVVSTFTELRGKKHVVLWNRAVPMDNIRRALTLTVLYFGTVLMSLIALSITESVSFHTLIFEAFSAMGTVGLSLGITSSLSSIGKMILVLLMFWGRVGILTFMYGIVSHETRDNVNYATTNIPIG
- the thrS gene encoding threonine--tRNA ligase, which produces MFELKGPDAKELSLEEGKVLDVLKKWGAHKGAVAAKLNGQLLDLSADIHESGTLEVVDEKSEEGLEILRHSTAHLMAQAFQTLYPESRFGIGPSIKDGFYYDMELPETISEEDLPKVEKEMHRLAKRAFPLERVELSKEEAIEFFKKRNEIYKVELIEEIDAPTVSLYKQGDYVDLCRGPHIPNTSWIKHFKLLSVAGAYWRGDEKNIMLTRVYGTAFADEESLEAYITKIEEAKNRDHRKIGKELDLFSIQPEGPGFPFFHPKGMVILNKLTEFWRQVHERNGYCEIRTPLILDRSLWIRSGHWDHYRDNMYFTEIDEMPFAIKPMNCPGGILIYKNQIRSYRDLPLRMAELGTVHRHERSGVLHGLMRVRCFTQDDAHLYCTPDQVKDEIKGIMRLCQYIYRDVFGFKYTMELSTRPENSMGSEEQWRVAEGALQEALEETNMDYHINPGDGAFYGPKIDFHLEDCIGRTWQCGTIQLDFQMPEKFDLSYVGADGKEHRPVMLHRTILGSLERFFGILIEQYAGAFPYWLAPVQVKLLSISEDFLGYAKEVQEQLANKGIRVEVDSRDEKLGKKIRDAQMQKIPYMVVLGEKEMSNREVAPRERSKGDLGAMSIEKFLNILLKEEFNPLVCR
- a CDS encoding polyribonucleotide nucleotidyltransferase, with the translated sequence MEKKFSIEIGGQLMTFEMGKVAKQANGAVVAQVGDTVVLTTACINDTPRTGIDFFPLVVDFEERYYSAGKIPGGFIKREGRPTETAILSARVVDRSIRSLFDENLRYEVQVVATVLSVDQLNPPSVLAINAASAALMISEIPWGGPIGAVRIGYIDDQLVVNPTEEMMANSKLDLLVSGHKDGITMVEAGANEVSEELLVDALDLAHAEIKKIVALQEEMWKEMGKEKVEIPAPEVLPEIDQWLHESMQQSVYEAVCIHKKKPRADRIQSIKDTAIDRFAEAYPESEGYISAAVDEMVKKTMRARILDEHVRVDGRAMNQIRPITCEVDVLPRVHGSALFTRGETQALVVATLGMMGVDDQILDGLKQDEPNKRFILHYNFPPYSVGEVRPMRGPGRREIGHGALAERALRPMIPDEVDFPYVVRIVSDILESNGSSSQASICGGSLALMAAGVPIKKHVAGIAMGLIKEGEKVEILTDIQGLEDHYGDMDFKVAGTRDGVTALQMDNKAGGITRDILKKALNQAQEGRMTILNIMGSAISQPTELSPYAPRIYVTHIDPEKIRDVIGPGGKMIRSITQESGAKINIEDSGEVYIASTTSEGVEKALAMIRGLTKELEPGEIYLGKVTRIMNFGAFVECLPGKEGLLHISEISPHRVGKVEDVFSVGDAVLVMVKEIDDMGRTNLTRKKLFDQEDRVVKEGFASSLNEEKTRETLIASQVAAAAATRPTSTGRRTGGYDRSGKERGGQDRRSQGGPRR
- the rpmI gene encoding 50S ribosomal protein L35 encodes the protein MPKLKSHSGAKKRFTATGTGKFAYRKNGRGHLLTGKSRSRIRRLRKAGYVSDALATDMKRLLPYS
- the dut gene encoding dUTP diphosphatase gives rise to the protein MRRVSVKIVRQSKDIPLPEYGTPYSSGVDLRASEELVLQPGGWGSVGTGLYIELPEGYEAQVRPRSGLALRSGVTVLNAPGTIDSDYRGEIRVILINHGESPYHVKPGDRIAQMVLASVVQLEWEEVSNLSLSQRGEGGFGSTGMN
- the rplT gene encoding 50S ribosomal protein L20 yields the protein MPRVKGGSTSNKKRKKLFAITKGYWGRKKNVYRRAREAFLHSLSRAYDDRKIKKREFRRLWITRINAAARAQGMSYSTLMNGLKKAGISINRKMLSELAINDMPAFVRLVEQARDALGL